In Antedon mediterranea chromosome 10, ecAntMedi1.1, whole genome shotgun sequence, one genomic interval encodes:
- the LOC140060089 gene encoding protein MEMO1-like, whose protein sequence is MSVRRATHAGSWYKSSGRVLSSELEEWLNNADSNHSPARAIIAPHAGFTYCGACGAHAYKQVDPTHIKRVFILGPSHRFALRGCALTQTTYYQTPLYNLRVDKEMNETLYATGGFDWMNIQTDEAEHSIEMHLPYIAKVMESKRDMFTIVPVLVGSLDWKNEQRYGRLFSQYLEDPQNLFIVSSDFCHWGHRFDYEFYDASYKSIHKSIEALDRMGMDLISSLDAHGFHDYLKKYSNTICGRHPIAVLLNAVEDIKLRRGGENGMSFKFLSYAQSNQCKSKGDSSVSYAAGALVFS, encoded by the exons ATGTCGGTAAGACGTGCCACGCATGCAGGGAGTTGGTATAAAAGTTCAG GTCGTGTTTTATCAAGTGAATTGGAGGAATGGTTGAATAATGCGGATAGCAACCACTCGCCAGCAAGGGCGATTATTGCTCC CCATGCTGGCTTTACCTACTGCGGAGCATGCGGTGCGCACGCCTACAAACAAGTTGATCCTACTCATAT AAAACGTGTTTTTATACTCGGGCCTTCGCATCGGTTTGCTTTACGCGGATGCGCGTTGACCCAAACTACTTACTATCAAACACCTCTTTACAATCTACGAGTAGACAAGGAAA TGAATGAAACGCTTTATGCAACGGGTGGATTTGATTGGATGAACATACAAACCGATGAAGCGGAACATAGCATTGAGATGCATTTACCTTACATTGCTAAAGTGATGGAAag tAAACGCGATATGTTCACCATTGTACCTGTATTAGTTGGTTCATTGGACTGGAAGAATGAACAACGATATGGTCGACTTTTTAGCCAATATCTCGAAGACccacaaaatttatttattgtttccTCAGATTTTTGCCACTGGG gacATCGATTTGACTATGAGTTTTATGATGCATCATATAAATCAATTCACAAATCTATAGAAGCCTTAGATAGAATG GGTATGGATTTAATATCATCTCTTGATGCTCATGGTTTCCATGACTACCTAAAGAAATATTCGAATACAATATGTGGTCGCCATCCAATTGCTGTGCTTCTAAAT gctGTAGAAGATATAAAATTGAGACGAGGAGGCGAAAACGGAATGTCTTTTAAGTTCTTAAGCTATGCACAATCCAATCAATGCAAGAGTAAAGGTGATAGTTCCGTTAGCTATGCTGCTGGTGCTTTAGTCTTCAGTTGA